TTCGTTAATCATGGAACTAATGATATCAGCGGTAACATCTGGAGAAAAAATACTGAGCAAAACCAATTTATTACGGTAATCATCCCATAAAGATGGCAATGTGTAATAGTCGTAAGTTTCTTTTCGAACTTTTCCGGCTTCGTCAATAAATTGTCCGTTGGCATCGCTTCGTAAAGCAGGCCATAAAAAGGAACGGTATAACATGCTGTAAAACATTACATTTTGCTGTTCATTTCCTCCCTTAACTTGAATTTTAGAAAGTAAACTTTCCCATTCGTTACTGCCATTTTCAAATATGGTGGAAAAGTTTTTATTTCCAACTTCTACTTTTAAATTTTCAGCAGCATTTTCTACACTAACAAATGATAAAGCAATCTTAACGGTTACGGGTTTTGTATCGCCATCTTTGATATGAACGAGAGAATAGCCGTTGCTTTTGGCTAGATCCTTAGTATCTAACTTTTCGATTGGGCTACTCAAGGTGGCATAAAAATATATTTTTTCTCCACCTGTTCGCTGAAAACCACTTACTGCAGTTACATTTTCTTGCTTTATTTGCCAATCATCTACACGGTTGTTTGCCTTACCTAGATCAAAAAGTACTTTTCTGCCTTTGTTATTTTTAAAAGTATATTCATGGATGCCACAGCGCAGCGTTGAAGTCAATTTAACTTGTACTTCGTAATCTTTCAAATAAACTTCGTAATAGGCAGGACTTGCTTTTTCTTGGTCGTGACTAAAGGAAGATTTATAGGGAAAAGATGCCTCTTCCGAAACTGGTAAAAGCGGAATATGACAAAGATTCCAATGTCCTTTATTAGTGTGTGTAAAACCTAAAATAGAGGTATCTTCATACTCATAACCTGCACCGGATCTGTATTTAGTCATTGGGCTTAACTGTACCATTGCATTCGGAACAGATGAACCCGGGAAAACCAAACCTGCCCAAACTCGCATATCAGCAGGTGGTGTATAACCTATTATTTTGGTGTCTAAAAGCGGTGCTGTTCCAATAAATGGATTTACCAAAGCTGTATATTTACCTTTAGCCAGACCTCCACCTGATTTTTGTGCAGCCATCTGAAACATAAAAAACGACATAGAAAGGACTGTAAGAACGATATTTTTTTTTAGCATTGTCATTTTATAAAAAATCAAAACTGATTAAATAATTATAGTTCAAGTACTTTTGGATATCTTTTATAAGTATCCCATAATAATTCTCCAAACAAGGTATTAGTCCATGCAAACCAAGATCTTGTAAAATTCTTAGGATCATCTTTATGAAAGGATTCGTGCATAAAACCAGTCTCTCCGTGTGAAGCTTTCAGCATTTTAATGCATTCTTTAATTTCATTTTGATCTGAAGTCGTGTAGGCTCTCATAACCAAAGACATTGGCCAAATCATATCCATACCCACGTGTGGTCCTCCAATTCCCTCTGCCACTTTTCCTTTAAAGAAAAACGGATTGTCTTCTGAAAGAACAAATTTTCTGGTGTTTTGATAAATAGAATCATTAATATCAATGGCATCTAAATAAGGCAAACTCAATAAACTTGGCACATTGGAATCATCCATAAGCAAATGCCCTCCAAAACCATCCACTTCAAAAGCGAAAATAGGACCGTATTTAGGATGATTTACAATTCCATGTTCTTTGATAGCTTTATCCACTTCTGCTGCTAAAGCTTTTAATTCTTTTGCTGTTGCTGAATCTTTTTTAATAGTTTCGAGCATTTCAGCTGCTTGTTTTAAACTGACAACAATAAAGAAATTGGAAGGAATCAGGAATGAAAAAACAGTCGCATCATCGCTTGGTCTAAAGGCAGAACACACTAATCCAACTGGTTTTACTGGATAACCCGCCCCTTTTAAAGGTCTGGTATCAGTAGCAAATTGTGTAGTTCTTTGAAAGGTGTACGGATTGGTACAGTTTTTTTGCTGTTGATCCCTAAAAACTTGAAGTGTTGTTTTAATAGCCTTTACCCAATTGTCATCAAATGGAGCTACATCGCCTGTATTTTTCCAATAGTTATATGCCAAGCGAATAGGATAACAAAGCGAATCTATTTCGTATTTGCGCTCGTGAACACCTGGTTTCATATCGGTATGATCTGTTGTCCACTCCCCTTTTTTGTTTGGATCGTTATAAAATGCATTAGCATAAGGATCTTTCAGTATGTACTCTGTTTGTCTGTTGATTACCCCTGCGATTAAATTTTTTAATTTTAAATCTTTTCCAGCAAAAGCCATATAAGGCCATACTTGAGCAGAACTGTCTCTCAACCACATCGCATCAATATCACCCGTAATTACGTAAGTATCAGGTCTGCCATTTTTTTGAGAATACGTTACCGTCGTATCCAGAGTATTTGGAAAACAGTTGTTAAACAACCATCCCAATTCTTTATCTTTTACATTTTTTTGAAACTCGATGATTGTTTTCTCAATAAATTCGCTTTCGAAATTTCTTTTGCTTTTTGCAACACGTACAATTGGGAAATCTTTGATTGCCTCTAGCTTGGTACCTGCAATTATTTCCATAGGATCGATAAACGCTAAACTGCTAAATAAAGCAGTATTCTGGATAAATTTTCTTCTTTGCATTATTGTTGTGTTTTTAAATTGTATATTATTTGTCTAATCATTAGTTAATGAATAAGAAAATCTTCTTTGTTTATTCCTCTTATGTTATTTGGTGTCAATGACATATTAAATTCAACTGAGTCCTTTCATTAATTCAGGATGGCTGAGCCAGTTTTCAAATAGATTTTTCCCTTTAAATTTCCTCTTTTTATATATCAATTTTGATTATTATTTGCTACTGCCTTAACAGCTATAGTTTTGCCATTTTCAAGTTAAATGGTTACAGTAAATTATAATCGTTCAAAATCAAAATATTAATAATCCAAAGCAAACATACTAAAACGTTTTAGTAAAACAAAAAGTTTTTTTACTAAATATAAACCTCATATTAAATAAAAATTAGTTGATTTTGAACATTATTTTAGATACAACCCAACTAAAAAACAGTACAAATCATATAAAAAAACCTGCAACTGTTATCAAATTGGAATAAAAAAACTAATCTGATAATCAATTTAAACATTGATAATCAAATTAATATAAAGTAACAAAAAAATTAAGATAGTAACTTTAAATTATCTCATTTTTCTTAATGACGATTCACGAATAATAAGTTCTGTTTTTAGCATTATTTTATGGGCCTCCTCAGTCATCACATCCTTTTTCTTCAAAAGAGGTAATAATACTTCCATTAATGAATTGCTTATCTCTTCTAAAGGCTGTGAAACAGATGTAATAGTAGGGCTGTAAATTTTATACATATCATTATCATCAAAAGAGACAATTCCAAGATCGTTTATTAAGGACGGTTTATTTTCTTTAAAAACTTCCAGTCCTATTTGTGCCAAATAGTTGGTTGTAAAAAATACTGCGTCTAAACCTGTCTCTTTATCTAAAAACCTCTTGATATATTCTTTACCTTTTCCTTTATAAACTTCATCATAAGGAATTTCAAGTGTGATAGGTTTTAAGCCATTTTCACTTACTGCCTTTACATATCCAGAAAGACGACCTTGCATCTGAGTATGATCTGGAGCAATAGTAATAAATCCAATATTTTTAAATTGATTATGAATCAAATGTAATGTTGCATCAAAAGAGGCTTTTTCGTTATCTATGACGACACTACCACAATCTAATCCCTCAAAAAACCTGTCTAATAAAACAACAGGTATGTTGTCTTTTATTAAATTCTCAATTGTGTTCTTTATACCTGGTGATGGTACAATAACAAAACCATCTACTTGTCTAAATTTAAAGACACTGATTAACTCATTCGATTTTTCATCATCATTTTCATTGCTGCAAAAAATGACTTTATATCCTAAATCATAAGCGATATCTTCAAAGATTCGAGCTATTTTTGAAAAGAAATTATTTGAAATATCTTCAACCATAAAAACCAAAATTTTTGATTTCCCAGTTCGAAGGCTTTGCGCAATTTGATTAGGTCTGTAATTTATTAATTTTGCATAATCCAAAACCTTTTTTGTCATTTCTTTCGAAATATGTTTTTCTTTTGCCTTACCATTTAAAACAAAAGATACTGTAGTTACAGATACCTTTAATTCGTCTGCAATATTTCTAATCGAAACCGGTTTTTTCTTCATTTTGAGAACCATTTTTAATTTTAAGCCACTAATCGGGTCAAATATAGTAAAGTTATTATTGCGGTTTTTAAATTAGGAAATTATATCTATCTAATTTAGTATAGTATACAGATTTAAATCAATCTCTAAAAGCCTTTAAAATATTGATAAAAAACCTTTTTTCATGATATTAATATTTTTAATATTTGCCTAATTAATATACGCTATCTATAAATGGAATAAAGTTAAAAAATAATTTATATCATTATATTAACTAGAGTATCATTTTTGATTCAAATACTTTCGAGGTTCAAAAGCAGCATCCAAAATGACATATATAATTTGTTTGCTTTTATATCCTTTGTTTTTATTTTATTCAGATTTGTACCTCATAATCTGTAAACCCTATTTAACTTTAAATATATTTCAAAAAAAAACCTGCAAATTACTTTACAGGTTTTAAAACTAAATTGATTATTAACTACTAACTAATTATTACGAATCTTAATTTTATAAAATAATTTGAACTTTATAGCGCAAATTTAATCTTCTGAAACAATACTATTTTTGTTCTCAGAAATAATATCTAACAAGACAACTGCACCCTGATTATTGAGCATAGTCATATTTAAAGTGTCTTTGGCAGCCAAATTTCTTGTAACTAAACCCGTGAATTTATTATACGAAATATTCATTTCTTTAAGATTGCTCAAGTTTTCCAACTCTAATGGAACCTGGCCATTCATAGCATTATCAAAAAGGCTTAAATTTTCTAGGAGTTTAAAATTTGTAACCTCTCTACTCAACTCACCATTAATCTTATTACTGCTCAAAAGCAATGTTTTCAATGATGTTAAACCATATAATGAACTTGGAATTTGCCCTTCAATTTCATTATTATATAAAGATAACGTCTCTAATTGTGTTAGATTTCCTAGATCAACCGGCAATTCTCCATTGAGACTATTCATGTAAAGTTCTACTTCTTTCAAATTTGGAATCTCACATAAAGAAGATGGAATTTCGCCGGATAATTTATTAAAAGAAATGTCTATTGTTTCTAATGATTTCAGTTTTCCAATAGACTGAGGAATATATCCGTTAATTTTATTTTTGTGTAAATCTAATGTTTGCAAAAAAACCAAATCAGTAATTTCATTAGGCAAAGATCCTGTCAAATTATTGTCTGACAAATGTATAGCTATCACTTTATCATCATACAACTGCACACCATACCAAGTATTTATTGGTGCAGAAAGATTCCATTTATTTGTCCAATTAGCTCCATTAGTTGCATGGTATAATTTCACTAAAGCATCACGCTCCAAAAAGGAAACATTAGCAAATGTTGAAAAAGAAAATAAAAAAACTAATAAAAAAGTAGTTATCGCTTTCATAAGCTATTAAATGAGTTGATTTCTAATGGTATAAAATTATAAAAAAATCGTTTAAAATACTAATTTAATCGACAAAATACACTAATTACAATATAATATATATAAATTTCTTACTTATTAAAAACAAAATAAAAGCGATTAAATAATTTATTATATTTGAAATAGTAACTTTAAACTCCCAAATATGGAAATGAATTGGATTGCACTTTTAGTCTCAGCCGTATCAACATTATTGATAGGATTTGTATGGTATCACCCAAAAGTTTTCGGAACTGTCTGGATGAAAGAAACGGGACTCACTCCCGAGGAATTAGCTAAAGGAAATATGCTCAAGATTTTTGGTCTAACATATGTCTTTTCAGTTATGATCACTTTTATGGTAATGTCATTGAGTGTGCATCAAAGTGGCGCTTTAGGAATGATTGGAGGTTCAACCAAAATAAATGAAGCTTTACCTTCATTTACCGCTTTCATGAATGATTATGGAACAGCATTTAGAACCTATAAACATGGTGCATTGCACGGGTTTATCACTGGGCTGTTTTTTGCATTCCCAGTAATCGCAATTAATGGATTGTTTGAAAGAAAATCTTGGAAATATATTTTTATACATGCCGGTTATTGGATAGTTACCTTAACCATTATGGGATGCATTATTTGTGGATGGGTATAATAAAAAAAGCTCGTTTCATTTCATTATTATGAAACGGGCTTTATACTATTTCCTCAATTTTTTGGGCCAATTCAAAATCTTTGTCTGTCAAACCACCTGCATCGTGCGTAGAAAGCCTGATGTTTACTTTATTATAGACATTGAATAATTCAGGATGATGATTCAACTTTTCGGCTTGAACTCCTACCTGAACAATAAATCCTAAAGCCTGCTTGAAATCTTTGAATTGAAATTTCTTTTCAATTCCATTTACTTTATATTCCCATCCTTTTAGCTTTTGCAAAAAAACAGTCGCCGTATCCTCTGTATATGTTTTCATAATTTAGCTTTTTCTATAAAGTTAGATAAATAAACACATATCTATAATACTTTAACTTTATTGGCTAAATTTGGCTTCTAATAAAATCATCCTTTAGATTGAACACTTCTTTTTCTTTTAAAATATACAGTAATACAGACAAACTTCCGGAAAAATGGAATGAATTGGCCATTAACAACATTTTCTTATCCCGAGAATATCTTAAAGTGCTAGATTTGTCAGCTCCGCAAAACATGATTTGTCATTACATCGGGATTTTTCAAAATCAAGAACTCGTTGGAATTTCGCTTTCCCAATTTTTAGATTTAAATAAATTAGAATCTTTTGGAGAACGCGATAAATGTATAAAAACAAGCGTGAGAAATTTTCTGTTCAAAAAATTTTCTTCCCATGTTTTAGTCATTGGAAACAATATGCTTACTGGTCAAAATGCGTTTTCATTTCTAGATAATATAGATTCTGCTCAAGCTTTGAAAACTTTGAAACTGGCTTGTGAAACTTTGAAAAAGGATTATAATTCGAAAGGGAAAAAAGTTCATATTACTACATACAAAGACTTTTTGGAGACAGAAATCAAAAAATTTTCAATTCCGGATTTTAATGGAATTTTTAAATTTTCTACACAACCGAATATGCATTTTGATATTCCTGAAAATTGGAAAACCGAACAGGATTATAGTAATGCGTTAATCAAAAAATACAGAGATCAATACAAACGCGCCCGCAAAAAAGCGGATGGAATCCTTAAACGGAAAATGCATCTTGAAGACATCATTGCTTATGAAGACACGATTTATGAGCTCTATCACCATGTAGCAAAAAATGCGCCTTTCAATACCTTTTTCCTAGCGAAAAATCATTTTAGAATTTTCAAAGAACTACTGAAAGACAAGTTCTTGTTTTACGGCTATTTTATTGACGAAAAGCTCATTGGCTTCAATACTTTAATCAAAAACGGAAAAACAATGGATACCTATTTTTTGGGTTACGACGACACCATTCAGCGAGAGAAAATGTTGTATCTCAATATGCTTTATGAT
This region of Flavobacterium lacustre genomic DNA includes:
- a CDS encoding glycoside hydrolase family 125 protein, with amino-acid sequence MQRRKFIQNTALFSSLAFIDPMEIIAGTKLEAIKDFPIVRVAKSKRNFESEFIEKTIIEFQKNVKDKELGWLFNNCFPNTLDTTVTYSQKNGRPDTYVITGDIDAMWLRDSSAQVWPYMAFAGKDLKLKNLIAGVINRQTEYILKDPYANAFYNDPNKKGEWTTDHTDMKPGVHERKYEIDSLCYPIRLAYNYWKNTGDVAPFDDNWVKAIKTTLQVFRDQQQKNCTNPYTFQRTTQFATDTRPLKGAGYPVKPVGLVCSAFRPSDDATVFSFLIPSNFFIVVSLKQAAEMLETIKKDSATAKELKALAAEVDKAIKEHGIVNHPKYGPIFAFEVDGFGGHLLMDDSNVPSLLSLPYLDAIDINDSIYQNTRKFVLSEDNPFFFKGKVAEGIGGPHVGMDMIWPMSLVMRAYTTSDQNEIKECIKMLKASHGETGFMHESFHKDDPKNFTRSWFAWTNTLFGELLWDTYKRYPKVLEL
- a CDS encoding GNAT family N-acetyltransferase — protein: MNTSFSFKIYSNTDKLPEKWNELAINNIFLSREYLKVLDLSAPQNMICHYIGIFQNQELVGISLSQFLDLNKLESFGERDKCIKTSVRNFLFKKFSSHVLVIGNNMLTGQNAFSFLDNIDSAQALKTLKLACETLKKDYNSKGKKVHITTYKDFLETEIKKFSIPDFNGIFKFSTQPNMHFDIPENWKTEQDYSNALIKKYRDQYKRARKKADGILKRKMHLEDIIAYEDTIYELYHHVAKNAPFNTFFLAKNHFRIFKELLKDKFLFYGYFIDEKLIGFNTLIKNGKTMDTYFLGYDDTIQREKMLYLNMLYDMIEYSINKGFEEIIFARTALEIKSSVGAKPQKMYGLMEHSNPLINKNIAKLFEYLEPEVDWKERNPFK
- a CDS encoding 4a-hydroxytetrahydrobiopterin dehydratase → MKTYTEDTATVFLQKLKGWEYKVNGIEKKFQFKDFKQALGFIVQVGVQAEKLNHHPELFNVYNKVNIRLSTHDAGGLTDKDFELAQKIEEIV
- a CDS encoding leucine-rich repeat domain-containing protein, which translates into the protein MKAITTFLLVFLFSFSTFANVSFLERDALVKLYHATNGANWTNKWNLSAPINTWYGVQLYDDKVIAIHLSDNNLTGSLPNEITDLVFLQTLDLHKNKINGYIPQSIGKLKSLETIDISFNKLSGEIPSSLCEIPNLKEVELYMNSLNGELPVDLGNLTQLETLSLYNNEIEGQIPSSLYGLTSLKTLLLSSNKINGELSREVTNFKLLENLSLFDNAMNGQVPLELENLSNLKEMNISYNKFTGLVTRNLAAKDTLNMTMLNNQGAVVLLDIISENKNSIVSED
- a CDS encoding DUF1761 domain-containing protein translates to MEMNWIALLVSAVSTLLIGFVWYHPKVFGTVWMKETGLTPEELAKGNMLKIFGLTYVFSVMITFMVMSLSVHQSGALGMIGGSTKINEALPSFTAFMNDYGTAFRTYKHGALHGFITGLFFAFPVIAINGLFERKSWKYIFIHAGYWIVTLTIMGCIICGWV
- a CDS encoding LacI family DNA-binding transcriptional regulator, whose product is MKKKPVSIRNIADELKVSVTTVSFVLNGKAKEKHISKEMTKKVLDYAKLINYRPNQIAQSLRTGKSKILVFMVEDISNNFFSKIARIFEDIAYDLGYKVIFCSNENDDEKSNELISVFKFRQVDGFVIVPSPGIKNTIENLIKDNIPVVLLDRFFEGLDCGSVVIDNEKASFDATLHLIHNQFKNIGFITIAPDHTQMQGRLSGYVKAVSENGLKPITLEIPYDEVYKGKGKEYIKRFLDKETGLDAVFFTTNYLAQIGLEVFKENKPSLINDLGIVSFDDNDMYKIYSPTITSVSQPLEEISNSLMEVLLPLLKKKDVMTEEAHKIMLKTELIIRESSLRKMR
- a CDS encoding GH92 family glycosyl hydrolase codes for the protein MLKKNIVLTVLSMSFFMFQMAAQKSGGGLAKGKYTALVNPFIGTAPLLDTKIIGYTPPADMRVWAGLVFPGSSVPNAMVQLSPMTKYRSGAGYEYEDTSILGFTHTNKGHWNLCHIPLLPVSEEASFPYKSSFSHDQEKASPAYYEVYLKDYEVQVKLTSTLRCGIHEYTFKNNKGRKVLFDLGKANNRVDDWQIKQENVTAVSGFQRTGGEKIYFYATLSSPIEKLDTKDLAKSNGYSLVHIKDGDTKPVTVKIALSFVSVENAAENLKVEVGNKNFSTIFENGSNEWESLLSKIQVKGGNEQQNVMFYSMLYRSFLWPALRSDANGQFIDEAGKVRKETYDYYTLPSLWDDYRNKLVLLSIFSPDVTADIISSMINEGEIKGFMPTFFHGDHAASFIAGSYMRGIRNYDVKKAYELLLNNAYKEGGIRPHIAKYIEKGYVPEQDIINPNVETKANAGVTKTLEYAYDDYALSLLAKELKDTEHYNDLFKRAKNYANVFDKSSTFMRGRLADGTYITPFNPEFPYYEYMYREANAWNVSFYVPHDMKGLVQLFGGAKPFEAKLDELFTKPWNPNYIAWNISGFIGQYCHGNQPAHEAPFSYYFINKPEKSQARIDEILETMYGIGPEKLAMSGMDDAGEMSSWYVFGALGLYPLSPADPEYIVTVPIFKEVVWTTPEGKKVTMKNSNGKRNLKAIKVNGSKIDGYFIPHGLFKNGGEIEVVTK